In Bradyrhizobium sp. 1(2017), one DNA window encodes the following:
- a CDS encoding DnaJ domain-containing protein — MTLIAGAVAVITLYLLLQMFRSANPAALARVIKFGGGVVALAAAAFTGLRGELVVAIPLAIFGAGLLGWTPLANAGFGNLGGLFGGGATRPSGQASRVRSQFLDMRLDHDTGQLTGRIVAGPHAGRDLGEFDLAGLLAMVPAFDAESVALLESYLDRRFPAWRQNTQGDPAGRQRRAAASGKMTTEEAYQILGLQPGAGRDDISRAHKSLMKKLHPDQGGSTYLAARVNEAKDTLLRTHNG; from the coding sequence ATGACCCTGATCGCCGGCGCTGTCGCTGTTATCACGCTTTATCTGCTGCTCCAGATGTTCCGCTCCGCCAATCCGGCGGCGCTGGCGCGCGTCATCAAGTTCGGCGGCGGGGTGGTGGCGCTGGCGGCCGCAGCGTTCACGGGTCTGCGGGGCGAGCTGGTGGTCGCGATTCCGCTCGCGATCTTCGGCGCCGGGCTGCTCGGCTGGACACCCCTAGCCAACGCGGGCTTCGGCAACTTGGGAGGATTGTTCGGCGGCGGCGCGACGCGCCCGTCCGGACAGGCCTCGCGGGTGCGCTCCCAATTCCTGGACATGCGGCTCGACCACGACACGGGTCAGCTGACGGGCCGGATCGTTGCCGGACCCCACGCCGGGCGCGATCTCGGCGAGTTCGATCTCGCCGGCCTGCTGGCGATGGTGCCGGCGTTCGATGCCGAGAGCGTGGCCTTACTTGAAAGCTATCTGGACCGCCGGTTTCCCGCCTGGCGTCAGAACACGCAGGGCGATCCGGCAGGGCGGCAGCGCCGCGCGGCGGCGAGCGGCAAAATGACGACGGAGGAAGCCTATCAGATCCTTGGCTTGCAGCCGGGCGCGGGGCGCGACGACATCAGCAGGGCTCACAAGTCCCTGATGAAGAAACTCCATCCCGACCAGGGGGGCTCGACGTATCTCGCTGCCCGTGTAAACGAGGCCAAGGACACTCTGCTTCGTACGCATAACGGCTAA
- a CDS encoding D-alanyl-D-alanine carboxypeptidase — protein MLRNNLSSSRLARVGVFGLLTVTTAVIFTTDAAEARRHRRHYAHHKVQRDVSESSSPKFASIIVDGNSGSVLQSTSPDALRHPASLTKIMTLYLLFERLESGKLKLDTEMPVSKHAAEQDPTKLNLRAGQTIRVEDAIKGLVTRSANDAAVVIAEAIAGDEDDFAQMMTRKARSLGMSKTVYRNANGLPNDEQVTTARDQATLGRAIQERFPRYYRYFATSTFNWRGQSIRNHNHLLGSVEGVDGIKTGYTRASGFNLVSSMRRGNRHLIGVVLGGRSGGSRDAIMRNLLAENLEKGATTHTVAAVTERNGADVNTDIAAASDTPARPPAQVQVAAAEAAPSRLAARLSTLAAATAAMPPAQPRAEASKPEVRPTESKIEPAPLTNGVISSQPLSIIPGSSEPMKPVRVKTVQVKAGPVKVASAAPAQVSPPVTSTIPSRSDVAETSGAVVARADLINKPEIVSQPEAPKAEIARTELPRQPAGFGTGNGILGVLPAATAAAPAPAAPKLASADPAPQPIQMSAATKPVVTHSGWIVQVGALESETEAQQRIDAARSSARGLLSKADPFTEPVVAKDNRKLYRARFAGLERDQAEAVCRALKRADISCITVRN, from the coding sequence ATGCTTCGTAACAACTTGTCTTCCTCGCGCTTGGCGCGGGTTGGCGTTTTCGGGCTTCTTACGGTCACCACCGCAGTCATCTTCACCACCGATGCTGCCGAGGCGCGGCGGCACCGACGCCATTACGCGCACCACAAAGTGCAGCGCGATGTGTCGGAGAGCTCCAGCCCGAAATTCGCGTCCATCATCGTCGATGGAAATTCCGGCTCCGTGCTCCAGTCGACCAGCCCCGACGCGCTGCGCCACCCCGCCTCGCTGACCAAGATCATGACGCTCTATCTGCTGTTCGAGCGCCTCGAGTCCGGCAAGCTGAAGCTCGACACCGAGATGCCGGTATCCAAGCATGCCGCCGAGCAGGATCCGACCAAGCTCAACCTGCGTGCCGGCCAGACCATCCGCGTCGAGGACGCGATCAAGGGTCTGGTCACCCGCTCCGCCAACGACGCCGCCGTGGTCATTGCAGAGGCGATCGCCGGAGACGAAGACGACTTCGCCCAGATGATGACGCGCAAGGCGCGCTCGCTCGGCATGTCCAAGACGGTGTACCGCAACGCCAACGGCCTTCCCAACGACGAGCAGGTCACGACTGCGCGCGACCAGGCCACGCTCGGCCGCGCCATCCAGGAGCGCTTCCCGCGCTACTATCGCTATTTCGCGACCTCGACCTTCAACTGGCGCGGACAGTCGATCCGGAACCACAATCACCTGCTCGGCAGTGTCGAGGGCGTGGACGGCATCAAGACCGGCTACACCCGCGCCTCCGGCTTCAACCTCGTCAGCTCGATGCGCCGCGGCAATCGCCACCTGATCGGCGTCGTGCTCGGCGGCCGCAGCGGCGGCTCGCGCGACGCCATCATGCGCAACCTGCTGGCGGAGAATCTCGAGAAGGGCGCGACCACCCATACCGTCGCCGCCGTCACCGAGCGCAACGGCGCTGACGTCAATACCGACATCGCCGCCGCATCCGACACCCCGGCCCGCCCCCCGGCGCAGGTTCAGGTCGCCGCGGCCGAAGCCGCCCCGTCGCGTCTTGCCGCTCGCCTGTCGACGCTCGCCGCTGCGACGGCCGCGATGCCGCCGGCCCAGCCCAGAGCTGAAGCCAGCAAGCCTGAAGTTCGCCCGACGGAATCCAAGATCGAGCCCGCGCCCCTCACCAACGGCGTGATCTCCAGCCAGCCGCTGTCCATCATCCCCGGCTCGTCCGAGCCGATGAAGCCGGTGCGGGTCAAGACGGTTCAGGTCAAGGCCGGGCCCGTGAAGGTCGCCTCCGCCGCCCCGGCCCAGGTGTCGCCGCCGGTCACCAGCACCATTCCGTCCCGGTCCGACGTCGCGGAGACCTCCGGCGCCGTCGTCGCCCGGGCCGATCTCATCAACAAGCCGGAGATCGTGAGCCAGCCGGAAGCGCCGAAGGCCGAGATCGCCCGCACCGAGCTGCCGCGGCAGCCGGCGGGCTTCGGCACCGGCAACGGCATCCTCGGGGTGCTGCCGGCCGCAACCGCTGCCGCGCCCGCCCCGGCCGCTCCGAAGCTTGCGTCCGCCGACCCGGCGCCGCAGCCGATCCAGATGAGCGCCGCGACCAAGCCCGTCGTCACCCACAGCGGCTGGATCGTCCAGGTCGGCGCGCTCGAGAGCGAGACCGAAGCCCAGCAGCGCATCGACGCCGCCCGCAGCTCGGCGCGCGGCCTGCTCAGCAAGGCCGACCCGTTCACCGAGCCGGTCGTCGCCAAGGACAACCGCAAGCTCTACCGCGCCCGCTTTGCCGGGCTCGAGCGCGACCAGGCCGAAGCCGTCTGCCGCGCCCTGAAGCGCGCCGACATCTCCTGTATCACCGTCCGCAACTGA
- a CDS encoding VWA domain-containing protein: protein MSGEPIKPRGGAVPQAGTSSSEDVAAFVAKARALSPHAPGAKGRLIFALDATMSRQPTWDMACALQADMFRETAALGSLDIRLVYYRGLNECRATAWISDSARLATLMSKIDCRGGDTQIGKVLSEVRREAVASGVRAVVFVGDAMEENADELCAKAGELGMLKVPVFVFQEGHDAVAEQTFREIARLTGGAWCRFDPGAAGQLRELLRAAAAYAAGGRDALLALAKSASGAARLIGQMK from the coding sequence ATGTCGGGCGAACCCATCAAGCCGCGCGGCGGCGCAGTGCCGCAGGCCGGCACGTCAAGCTCGGAGGACGTTGCCGCCTTCGTCGCGAAGGCGCGGGCGCTGTCACCGCATGCGCCCGGCGCGAAGGGACGGCTGATCTTCGCGCTGGACGCGACAATGAGCCGGCAGCCGACCTGGGACATGGCTTGTGCGCTCCAGGCCGACATGTTTCGCGAGACCGCGGCGCTCGGCAGTCTCGACATCCGGCTGGTCTATTATCGCGGCCTCAATGAGTGCCGCGCGACGGCGTGGATTTCCGACAGCGCGAGGCTTGCGACGCTGATGAGCAAGATCGATTGCCGCGGCGGTGACACCCAGATCGGCAAGGTGCTGAGCGAGGTCCGGCGCGAGGCGGTGGCGTCCGGCGTGCGAGCCGTGGTCTTCGTCGGCGACGCCATGGAGGAGAACGCCGACGAGCTCTGCGCCAAGGCCGGCGAGCTCGGCATGCTCAAGGTGCCCGTGTTCGTGTTTCAGGAGGGCCATGACGCCGTGGCCGAGCAGACCTTTCGCGAGATCGCGCGCCTGACCGGCGGCGCCTGGTGCCGATTCGATCCCGGCGCAGCGGGACAGCTGCGCGAGCTGTTGCGGGCAGCCGCGGCTTACGCCGCCGGTGGCCGCGACGCGCTGCTGGCATTGGCGAAGAGCGCAAGCGGTGCGGCGAGGCTGATCGGCCAGATGAAGTAG